Below is a window of Bacillota bacterium DNA.
GCCCAGGGATGGGCGTGGCGTGTCCATCGATGTCATTCCGCTGGCCAAAAAACCTCTGACTCACGCCGGGACCAACATCGTCGGCTTGAGCACTACCCCGGGAATGTCACGCCTCTCGGAGATCACGGACGCCAGCATGTCAGCGGCAAGCCGACCCTGCTCGTAAAGGGGTGCCTGTATGCCGCCCAGCGACGGCTCCACGGCCCTCGTGGAGGGGAGACAGTCGCCGGCTAGGAGCAGGAAGCCGTTCTGCGTGCCGGATGCGGGCACGAGGCCCCTCTCTCGGAGAGCGCGGAGCGCGCCGAGGGCCATCGGGTCGCTGCTGCAGATGATGGCGGAGACGCGCGCGCTCTGCTCTTGGTCGAGGAGGCGAAGCGCCGCCCAGTACCCGCCGGCGACCGTGTAGTCCCCCTCACGCACGAGATACTCGTCGAACGGAATGCCCGCTTGTTCCAGTGCCGCTCTGTAACCTTCAGCGATGCTTCTCTTGTTGGGCATGAGGAAGTTGCTCGGCTCCTTGATGAGCCCTATCCGCGTATGGCCCAGCGAGATGGCGTATCGGGTGGCCGCCATGCCACCGGCCACCGCGTCGATCTCCACGAAGTTGTGGGTTTGCTCCGGAAAGCAGTAACCCAACGAAACAAAGTGAAATCCCTTCTCCGAGAGCTCTTTCACTATGCTGTCGGCCCCGAGCATCCCATAAAGGATGGCGCCGTCGACATTGCGGCGCTTGGTCAAGCGCACCACTTCCCGAAGAGCGTCGTCTCTCTTCGTGGGCACCGAAAGCACCATGTCGTAGCCTCTCTCGTTGAGGAGATCGAGAGCACCCTTGATTTGCTCCATCATGCCCGGATCGTGGAACACGAAATCCGAGCCGAAAGGAACCACGAATCCGATGGCGCCCGACCGTTTCCGCCTGAGGCTCCGCGCCGCGGAGTTCGGATGGAAGTCCAAGGCCGCCATGACTTCTAGCACGCGCGAGCGCGTCTCCTCCCTGACCAACTGGCTCCTGTTGAGCACACGCGAGACCGTCTTCACCGAAACGTTTGCCTTCTTGGCGACATCGTAAATGGTTGCCAT
It encodes the following:
- a CDS encoding LacI family transcriptional regulator, whose amino-acid sequence is MATIYDVAKKANVSVKTVSRVLNRSQLVREETRSRVLEVMAALDFHPNSAARSLRRKRSGAIGFVVPFGSDFVFHDPGMMEQIKGALDLLNERGYDMVLSVPTKRDDALREVVRLTKRRNVDGAILYGMLGADSIVKELSEKGFHFVSLGYCFPEQTHNFVEIDAVAGGMAATRYAISLGHTRIGLIKEPSNFLMPNKRSIAEGYRAALEQAGIPFDEYLVREGDYTVAGGYWAALRLLDQEQSARVSAIICSSDPMALGALRALRERGLVPASGTQNGFLLLAGDCLPSTRAVEPSLGGIQAPLYEQGRLAADMLASVISERRDIPGVVLKPTMLVPA